A single region of the Rhodothermia bacterium genome encodes:
- the pstC gene encoding phosphate ABC transporter permease subunit PstC produces MGNKDLSPVNLFENQKRHFVNRLFKFLVKTAAFLSVVVLVGIFALLAWNGLQMFQEVSVFQFFFTSTWNPSALNAPSFGIGGMLAGTMLVTVAAMLLAFPVGIALAAYLSEVASPSMRGVVRPIIELLAGIPSVVVGFIGIVVIGPFLAKTFALSNGFTALNGAILLAIMALPSIVTVAEDALRAVPRSYREASYALGSNKWTTLIRVTLPAAGSGIVAAGVLGVGRAVGETMTVLMATGNALEVPDSLFDSVRTMTATMAIEMGEVPFGTTHYFSLFAIGGTLFIISLLFNLTAEYLAAKFRHQA; encoded by the coding sequence ATGGGAAATAAGGACTTAAGCCCAGTCAATCTTTTTGAGAACCAAAAACGCCACTTTGTCAATCGGCTGTTTAAGTTCTTGGTCAAGACAGCGGCCTTTTTATCGGTGGTGGTCTTGGTGGGGATATTCGCACTGTTGGCTTGGAATGGCTTGCAGATGTTTCAGGAGGTTTCGGTATTCCAATTCTTTTTTACGTCAACTTGGAATCCAAGTGCGTTAAATGCACCTTCTTTCGGAATTGGTGGCATGTTGGCGGGAACCATGTTGGTGACGGTGGCGGCCATGTTGCTTGCCTTTCCTGTGGGGATTGCCTTAGCGGCTTATCTCTCGGAGGTTGCGTCGCCGAGTATGCGAGGCGTGGTACGTCCTATTATCGAGTTATTGGCGGGCATTCCTTCGGTGGTGGTGGGCTTTATTGGCATCGTGGTGATTGGGCCTTTTTTGGCCAAAACCTTTGCCCTTTCTAATGGTTTTACGGCACTGAATGGCGCGATATTATTGGCGATTATGGCCCTGCCTTCTATAGTGACGGTTGCCGAAGACGCACTACGCGCTGTTCCACGCTCTTATCGGGAGGCATCCTATGCGCTCGGCAGCAATAAATGGACAACCTTGATTCGTGTAACCCTTCCTGCTGCGGGGTCTGGTATTGTGGCTGCAGGCGTTTTGGGTGTTGGTCGAGCTGTTGGCGAAACCATGACCGTCTTGATGGCCACCGGAAATGCGCTTGAAGTTCCCGATAGCTTGTTTGACTCCGTCCGTACGATGACTGCCACAATGGCCATCGAAATGGGTGAAGTGCCCTTTGGAACCACGCACTACTTTAGTCTATTTGCGATTGGAGGAACCTTATTTATCATAAGCCTTTTGTTTAACCTGACAGCCGAGTACTTGGCTGCAAAATTCCGACACCAAGCATGA
- a CDS encoding phosphate ABC transporter substrate-binding protein: MMRSLVLLFLLSAIVACRPVKTIEQIQIKGSDSEVAVVMALAESFMHHEHRISVSVKGGGSGSGIAALLNGKTDIANSSRDMSNKEHEMAKARSIRPVPVVFAEDILVFITHPSLRIKALTLDQISGIYRGEIQNWKEVGGPDREISLYGRQSNSGTYVYLREKVLKAEYSPKVKGMNGTAQIVEAVKQDVGGIGYVSLGYVQHNNKPTVGISVLSIGFGEGVSPLDQTAVLGGLYPLKRPLYHFLNGPARGALASFLRFERSEKGQAIIRENGYIPVEGLLAIAPGADVVPKAQPVHGK, from the coding sequence ATGATGCGTAGTTTAGTCTTGCTTTTTTTATTAAGCGCAATCGTCGCTTGTCGTCCGGTCAAGACCATCGAACAAATTCAAATTAAGGGATCCGATTCCGAGGTTGCAGTGGTAATGGCTTTGGCAGAGTCTTTTATGCACCACGAACACCGGATTTCTGTTTCCGTGAAAGGCGGCGGCTCTGGATCTGGCATTGCGGCCTTGCTTAATGGCAAAACCGATATTGCAAATTCCTCCCGCGACATGAGTAATAAAGAGCATGAGATGGCGAAAGCGCGAAGCATTCGTCCGGTTCCAGTGGTCTTTGCTGAGGATATATTGGTCTTTATCACTCATCCATCTCTCAGGATCAAAGCACTAACCTTGGATCAGATTTCGGGAATTTATCGCGGCGAAATTCAAAATTGGAAAGAAGTGGGTGGGCCAGATCGTGAGATTTCGCTGTACGGGCGCCAAAGTAACTCTGGGACGTATGTTTATTTGCGGGAGAAGGTCTTGAAGGCCGAGTATTCACCCAAAGTAAAGGGGATGAATGGGACTGCCCAGATTGTAGAAGCCGTAAAACAGGACGTTGGCGGGATTGGTTACGTGAGTTTGGGCTATGTCCAGCACAACAACAAGCCTACAGTCGGTATATCGGTCTTGTCTATTGGTTTTGGTGAAGGAGTGTCTCCCTTAGATCAAACAGCGGTTTTGGGTGGCTTATATCCGCTAAAACGTCCACTTTATCATTTCCTGAACGGCCCGGCACGCGGTGCTTTGGCGTCCTTCCTCCGGTTCGAGCGCTCCGAAAAAGGCCAAGCCATCATTCGGGAAAACGGCTACATTCCCGTTGAAGGTCTGTTGGCCATTGCACCCGGCGCAGATGTCGTCCCTAAAGCACAACCAGTTCATGGGAAATAA
- a CDS encoding MATE family efflux transporter, producing the protein METLLRHHGLFRHRSEIKAHFKLALPMAGAQLAQVTLTFIDNVMCGRIGSDAIAGVGLGVAAYSTIWCFGLGLALAVGPMVAQAYGAKDEDAMGRSLRMALWVVFVLGLPSMLLLYYTAPLLYATGQSPVVIAYADQYLKALIWGFIPSLWLVAVRSLLDSVNMPQIGLLVNISGILVNIVANWTLMFGADWGLLQVPAFGVAGTGYATTLVNVWMLLALLLYLHLNPRFRKLHLFRHFFQADTSYLKEVIRIGTPIGLAFLVEVGLFAATAILMGSISKTALAAHQIAINIASVTFMLAVGIAMASTTRVGQAIGEGNPEVARRAGILGMVMGAAVMMSIGLLFLLIPEWIIRLYLDVNDPKNAEVVALTSLLLALAAIFQLFDAVQVTSSGALRGLKDTRTPAIIGFWAYWGIGVTSGVWLAFYVGLREKGLWIGLILGLAAAAVMLSTTFLRRFKQSNELLSYHKIDSPK; encoded by the coding sequence ATGGAAACTTTGTTACGTCATCATGGACTTTTTCGGCATCGTTCCGAGATTAAGGCCCACTTTAAACTGGCACTCCCGATGGCGGGGGCGCAATTGGCACAAGTCACCCTCACCTTCATAGACAATGTTATGTGCGGTCGGATTGGCTCGGATGCCATTGCTGGGGTGGGGCTTGGTGTCGCTGCTTATTCAACCATTTGGTGTTTTGGTTTGGGGCTTGCTTTAGCCGTTGGCCCAATGGTGGCACAAGCCTATGGGGCGAAAGACGAAGACGCTATGGGCCGCTCGCTCCGGATGGCGCTTTGGGTGGTCTTTGTGTTGGGGCTACCCAGTATGTTGCTGCTCTACTATACCGCACCCCTGCTTTATGCAACCGGACAATCACCCGTCGTTATCGCCTATGCCGATCAATACTTGAAAGCCCTTATTTGGGGGTTTATTCCTTCCCTTTGGCTGGTGGCGGTTCGGAGTTTGTTGGACAGTGTTAATATGCCACAGATTGGGCTATTGGTCAATATCTCTGGCATCTTGGTTAATATTGTAGCGAATTGGACCTTGATGTTTGGTGCGGATTGGGGCTTGCTGCAAGTACCCGCTTTTGGCGTGGCCGGAACTGGTTATGCCACCACATTGGTTAACGTCTGGATGTTATTGGCTTTGCTCCTGTATTTGCATCTAAATCCGCGTTTTCGGAAGCTTCATCTTTTTCGACATTTTTTTCAAGCAGACACCTCCTATCTAAAAGAAGTGATCCGCATTGGTACGCCCATTGGTTTAGCCTTTTTGGTAGAAGTGGGGCTGTTTGCCGCAACGGCCATTTTGATGGGTAGCATCTCCAAAACGGCATTGGCCGCACACCAAATTGCGATTAATATTGCCTCCGTTACCTTTATGTTAGCGGTTGGGATTGCAATGGCCTCTACCACGCGGGTGGGACAAGCCATTGGCGAAGGAAATCCGGAGGTAGCCCGACGGGCAGGCATCTTGGGCATGGTCATGGGGGCAGCTGTGATGATGAGCATCGGCTTGCTTTTCTTACTGATTCCAGAATGGATTATCCGGCTTTATTTAGATGTGAATGATCCCAAAAATGCGGAAGTTGTGGCGCTTACGTCCTTGTTATTGGCCTTGGCGGCCATCTTCCAATTGTTCGATGCCGTGCAAGTCACCAGTTCTGGCGCACTCCGTGGACTAAAAGATACCCGCACGCCCGCCATTATTGGGTTCTGGGCGTATTGGGGAATTGGCGTTACATCGGGCGTATGGCTGGCTTTTTATGTCGGACTTCGCGAAAAAGGACTTTGGATTGGCCTTATCTTGGGATTGGCTGCGGCGGCGGTGATGCTGTCCACCACCTTTCTTCGGCGCTTTAAGCAGTCCAACGAATTGCTCTCGTACCATAAAATAGATTCCCCCAAATAA
- a CDS encoding sigma 54-interacting transcriptional regulator, with translation MDRQALQERFGLRGNSVAFWQLIDRVRMVAPSDITVLIEGESGVGKELIAQALHGLSSRRHRPMVVVNCGAIPEGLIESELFGHEKGSYTGATERRAGYFEEADNSTIFLDEIGELPMPAQVRLLRVLESGQFSRVGSSKSQKVNTRIVAATNRNLAEEVRSGRFREDLYYRLSTVTLHVPPLRDRKEDILPLFDHFLFRFGQQYNAPRKKIDESAKALLENYRWPGNIRELRNTAEQATVLIQHETVTARDLQPFLRGVTANQALMVSGNPHSEGGFGQTPELLYRLLLEIKLDMRDVKAALHALATKEGVARYASIAPQPLDEDVQWVYPAETPGGNLLPPRATNLQWPEVQNRGTKEFTNRLPETVSFPASVVPEAIEEAEIQDEDLKSQEALVFENLPTFQEMEERLIREGLHRFEGNRRLTAKALGISERTLYRKISELGIPALQEETEENLPPRHV, from the coding sequence ATGGATAGACAGGCGCTTCAAGAACGATTCGGGTTACGTGGAAATTCGGTAGCATTTTGGCAACTGATTGACCGCGTTCGTATGGTGGCCCCCAGCGACATTACGGTATTGATCGAGGGAGAAAGTGGCGTTGGTAAGGAACTCATCGCACAAGCATTACATGGGCTTTCTTCGCGGAGACATCGCCCAATGGTGGTGGTGAACTGCGGCGCAATTCCAGAAGGCTTAATCGAATCTGAGTTGTTTGGACACGAAAAAGGGTCTTATACCGGCGCAACCGAGCGCAGGGCCGGATATTTTGAAGAAGCAGACAATAGTACCATTTTTTTGGATGAAATTGGCGAATTGCCTATGCCTGCACAAGTACGATTGCTACGGGTATTAGAGTCGGGGCAGTTTAGCCGTGTAGGCTCCTCGAAGTCCCAAAAAGTAAATACGCGCATTGTTGCAGCCACAAACCGCAATTTGGCCGAAGAAGTCCGGTCGGGGCGCTTTCGAGAAGATTTGTATTATCGTCTTTCCACGGTTACGTTACACGTTCCACCACTTCGCGACCGTAAGGAAGATATTTTACCGCTGTTTGATCATTTTCTTTTCCGATTTGGGCAGCAGTACAATGCCCCACGAAAAAAAATAGACGAATCTGCGAAAGCCCTGTTGGAAAATTATCGTTGGCCGGGGAACATCCGCGAACTCCGCAATACCGCAGAGCAAGCCACCGTATTAATCCAGCACGAGACCGTCACGGCACGAGACCTTCAGCCCTTTCTCCGTGGCGTAACGGCCAACCAAGCTCTTATGGTTTCGGGCAATCCGCATAGCGAGGGAGGCTTTGGTCAAACCCCGGAATTGCTCTACCGCCTCCTTTTGGAAATCAAATTGGACATGCGCGACGTAAAAGCAGCCTTGCACGCACTTGCCACGAAGGAAGGTGTTGCACGATATGCCAGTATTGCGCCTCAACCCTTGGACGAAGACGTACAGTGGGTCTATCCTGCCGAGACCCCTGGAGGAAACCTATTACCACCGCGCGCCACCAATTTGCAGTGGCCGGAGGTGCAAAATCGGGGCACAAAAGAGTTTACAAACCGCCTGCCAGAGACGGTATCTTTCCCCGCATCTGTTGTTCCGGAGGCCATCGAAGAAGCTGAAATTCAAGACGAAGACCTGAAATCTCAAGAAGCCCTCGTTTTTGAAAACCTTCCAACCTTCCAAGAAATGGAGGAACGACTGATCCGCGAAGGTTTACACCGCTTTGAGGGAAACCGTCGCTTAACGGCAAAGGCATTGGGAATCAGTGAACGCACCCTCTACCGGAAAATTAGTGAATTGGGTATCCCTGCATTACAAGAAGAGACCGAGGAAAACCTCCCACCACGCCATGTGTGA
- a CDS encoding acyl-CoA carboxylase subunit beta, producing MSSIFQDLEARRAEAMLGGGVKRIEKQHAKGKLTARERIDLLLDPGSFQEMGMFVRHRSRDFAMEEDRPYGDGVITGYGTINGRIVYVFSQDFTVFGGSLSETHAEKIVKIMKMAMDNGAPVIGLNDSGGARIQEGVMSLGGYADIFLLNTLSSGVIPQISAILGPCAGGAVYSPAITDFVFMVKESSYMFVTGPDVVKTVTNEQVTAEELGGADTHASKSGVAHLACESEADCLFRIREMLSFIPQNCEEQPPVFPTSDPADRMIPALNDFVPENPNKPYEMKDLIRQIVDDGNFFEIHPDFAANIVVGFARLNGRPIGIVANQPAVLAGVLDIDASNKGARFVRFCDAFNIPLVVFEDVPGFLPGTDQEWRGIIRHGAKLLYAFCEATVPRLTVITRKAYGGAYDVMNSKHIRGDLNFAWPTAEIAVMGPKGAVEIIFRKQIAEAEDKEAAAETLIQEYREKFANPYIAAERGFVDDVIKPEETRKRLIAGMEMLKNKVVNNPKKKHGNIPL from the coding sequence ATGTCATCAATTTTTCAGGACTTGGAAGCCCGTCGTGCCGAGGCAATGTTGGGGGGTGGTGTCAAGCGGATTGAAAAGCAACACGCGAAAGGCAAACTGACTGCACGCGAACGGATAGACCTACTTTTAGATCCGGGATCGTTCCAGGAGATGGGCATGTTTGTCCGTCACCGTAGCCGCGATTTCGCTATGGAAGAAGATCGGCCATACGGTGATGGCGTTATAACGGGTTACGGAACCATTAATGGGCGCATTGTTTATGTGTTTAGCCAAGACTTTACGGTATTCGGTGGCTCCCTCTCGGAAACCCATGCCGAAAAGATTGTAAAGATCATGAAAATGGCGATGGACAATGGCGCTCCGGTCATTGGCCTAAACGACTCTGGTGGTGCGCGGATTCAAGAGGGTGTGATGTCTTTGGGTGGATATGCGGATATTTTCCTCTTAAATACCCTTTCTTCTGGTGTGATTCCGCAAATCTCGGCCATTTTAGGGCCATGCGCAGGTGGTGCGGTGTATAGCCCCGCCATCACAGACTTTGTGTTCATGGTCAAAGAGTCCAGTTATATGTTTGTAACTGGGCCAGATGTGGTCAAAACCGTAACCAATGAGCAAGTCACCGCCGAGGAATTGGGCGGTGCGGATACCCATGCTTCCAAAAGTGGGGTGGCGCATCTTGCTTGCGAAAGCGAAGCGGATTGCCTTTTCCGGATTCGGGAAATGCTCTCGTTTATCCCGCAAAACTGTGAAGAACAGCCGCCCGTTTTTCCAACATCGGATCCAGCAGATCGGATGATCCCCGCCTTGAATGATTTTGTGCCGGAAAACCCGAACAAGCCTTACGAAATGAAGGATTTGATCCGACAAATTGTGGATGACGGTAATTTCTTTGAGATTCATCCAGACTTTGCCGCCAATATTGTGGTTGGTTTTGCCCGCTTAAATGGCCGCCCGATCGGGATTGTGGCCAACCAACCAGCGGTCTTGGCAGGGGTTTTGGACATTGATGCCTCCAACAAGGGCGCACGGTTTGTACGGTTCTGCGATGCCTTTAATATTCCCTTGGTGGTTTTTGAAGATGTACCGGGGTTCTTGCCCGGAACCGATCAGGAGTGGCGCGGAATTATCCGGCATGGTGCAAAGTTGTTGTATGCCTTTTGCGAGGCCACGGTTCCGCGCCTTACAGTGATTACCCGTAAAGCATATGGCGGTGCTTATGACGTGATGAACTCCAAACATATACGCGGCGACCTCAACTTCGCATGGCCAACCGCTGAAATTGCCGTTATGGGCCCCAAAGGTGCGGTTGAGATCATTTTCCGGAAGCAAATTGCAGAGGCAGAAGACAAAGAAGCGGCTGCCGAAACCTTGATCCAAGAGTATCGCGAAAAGTTTGCCAATCCCTACATTGCAGCAGAACGGGGCTTTGTGGACGATGTGATTAAACCCGAAGAAACCCGTAAACGGCTCATTGCTGGTATGGAAATGCTGAAAAATAAAGTGGTGAACAATCCGAAGAAAAAACACGGAAACATCCCACTCTAA
- the pstA gene encoding phosphate ABC transporter permease PstA, protein MTRSKWIEQFGFGVLRLITLAVVLLIFWLIADLFVKGGHTLSWAFWTTFPQKGMTAGGIFPTVVGTAFVTLITALFAVPVGVASAIYLSEYARDHFLSRLIRASIRNLAGVPSIIYGLFGVAMFVEGLQFGTSVLSAGLTLGLLSLPYIITATEEALKTVPKAYREGALALGATQWEAIVSVVLPPALPGISTGVMLGLSRAAGETAPILFTGVAYYLRYLPGTVWDSFMALPYHLYVLATQHHAIEEVRPLAYGTALTLLGMVTLLNFIAIQIRYRYQAQSPA, encoded by the coding sequence ATGACGCGCTCAAAATGGATTGAACAATTCGGGTTTGGTGTTTTACGCCTGATCACCTTGGCGGTAGTACTTTTAATTTTTTGGCTGATTGCCGACTTGTTTGTAAAAGGTGGTCATACGCTGAGTTGGGCATTTTGGACTACCTTTCCGCAAAAAGGCATGACGGCGGGTGGCATTTTTCCGACGGTGGTTGGAACGGCCTTTGTCACCTTGATTACCGCCCTCTTTGCCGTACCTGTTGGCGTGGCTTCGGCCATTTATCTAAGTGAATACGCCCGCGATCATTTTCTAAGCCGCTTAATTCGGGCGTCCATTCGTAACCTTGCGGGCGTGCCGTCCATCATTTATGGCTTATTTGGCGTGGCCATGTTTGTGGAAGGACTACAGTTTGGGACTTCGGTATTGTCTGCCGGCTTAACCCTTGGTCTTTTGAGTTTGCCCTACATTATTACCGCCACGGAGGAAGCCCTGAAAACCGTTCCAAAAGCCTATCGAGAAGGCGCTTTGGCCTTGGGCGCAACACAGTGGGAAGCCATCGTAAGCGTGGTTTTGCCGCCAGCCCTCCCCGGCATTTCTACTGGGGTAATGCTTGGCTTGTCGCGGGCTGCAGGCGAGACAGCTCCCATTCTTTTTACAGGTGTGGCTTACTATTTGCGTTATCTACCCGGAACGGTCTGGGATAGTTTTATGGCCTTGCCCTACCATCTGTATGTTCTTGCAACACAACACCATGCGATAGAAGAAGTACGGCCTTTGGCCTATGGCACTGCACTGACGCTTCTGGGCATGGTTACGCTGCTGAACTTTATTGCCATACAAATTAGATACCGCTATCAAGCACAATCCCCAGCCTAA
- a CDS encoding LptE family protein encodes MKPLSGRIFNALLLLGSMVLTAGCGYYSLSGTSIDEKIKTIAIPTIEDQSNSGQPALGDVLSNALINKFVRQTRLRLMQNDFDADVVVVCTIRQYTNQPGAVSSAEQATRNRVSLSVTATYTNQLDQKEIFRRDFSQSVEYDPNDSRKTEYQTAKEVLENIANDIFTAATSDW; translated from the coding sequence ATGAAGCCTCTAAGTGGCCGTATTTTTAATGCCTTGCTGTTGCTTGGGAGTATGGTTTTGACGGCCGGATGTGGGTATTATAGCCTATCGGGTACTTCTATAGACGAAAAAATAAAAACCATCGCGATTCCAACTATCGAAGACCAGAGCAATAGCGGTCAACCCGCATTAGGGGATGTACTCAGCAATGCGTTGATCAATAAATTCGTTCGGCAAACCCGCCTCCGATTAATGCAAAACGATTTTGATGCCGATGTGGTGGTGGTATGCACCATTCGGCAATACACCAACCAACCCGGGGCGGTTTCCAGTGCCGAGCAAGCCACCCGAAACCGCGTAAGTTTATCCGTAACCGCAACTTACACAAACCAATTAGACCAAAAAGAAATTTTCCGGCGAGACTTCTCGCAGTCGGTAGAATATGACCCAAACGACAGTCGAAAAACAGAATACCAGACTGCGAAAGAAGTGCTTGAAAACATCGCAAACGATATATTTACAGCCGCTACATCCGATTGGTAA
- a CDS encoding OsmC family protein gives MQRFILEEDVKVVSGNVPYRTEITSGAFTLSADEPLKLGGQNSAPNPYELLLSALGSCISITLRMYAERKGWPIENSSLRLNFFQEKTENGPVTTIVRRFSFNPALDEEQQKRLMQIASACPVSKILLNSVVMENELAPSEELGS, from the coding sequence ATGCAGCGCTTTATCTTAGAAGAAGACGTCAAGGTGGTTTCGGGAAACGTGCCCTATCGCACGGAAATCACTTCGGGGGCATTTACGCTATCAGCAGATGAACCCCTGAAATTGGGTGGCCAGAACAGCGCTCCCAATCCATATGAATTGCTTTTGAGCGCTTTGGGTAGTTGCATTTCCATTACCTTGCGGATGTATGCCGAGCGAAAAGGATGGCCCATCGAGAATAGTTCGTTGCGCCTTAATTTCTTCCAAGAGAAAACGGAAAACGGGCCAGTGACCACCATTGTTCGTCGGTTTTCATTTAATCCGGCGCTCGACGAAGAACAACAAAAACGTTTGATGCAAATTGCCAGTGCATGTCCGGTTTCAAAAATCTTGCTTAATTCCGTGGTTATGGAAAACGAATTAGCGCCGTCTGAAGAACTCGGCTCATGA
- a CDS encoding acyl-CoA thioesterase: MYVYTYLHRVRYRECDPMRVVYHTHYLDYFEAARTDALRDAGLVYRDLEDAGVMMPVVEAALRYHRPCRYDELLEIKVMVNEMPATRLMIAYEVYGSNDPKVRVSGSVTLCFVDMKRNRPIMAPIMVTEVFQKVLNP; encoded by the coding sequence ATGTACGTTTATACCTATTTACATCGGGTAAGATACCGCGAATGTGATCCCATGCGGGTGGTTTACCATACCCACTACCTTGACTATTTTGAAGCAGCGCGTACCGATGCCTTGCGTGATGCGGGCTTGGTTTATCGCGATCTGGAAGACGCTGGCGTGATGATGCCGGTGGTAGAGGCCGCTTTACGGTATCACCGCCCATGCCGATACGATGAATTGCTCGAAATTAAGGTAATGGTAAATGAAATGCCTGCAACGCGGCTGATGATTGCATACGAGGTATATGGAAGCAATGATCCCAAAGTGCGGGTTTCGGGAAGTGTTACCCTTTGTTTTGTGGACATGAAGCGCAATCGCCCCATTATGGCTCCAATCATGGTGACAGAGGTGTTTCAGAAGGTTTTGAATCCGTAG
- a CDS encoding AMP nucleosidase has product MSHSLHTKNLFEEAFLDDRFSAFKDDPNFIEEKTRKRAIVENWLPRYTGMPLEKFGDHILLTNFGNYVRMFADWHGVPIYGEDRPMMAATHDRITIINFGMGSPNAATMMDLLEAINPKAVLFLGKCGGLQPKKTKVGDLILPIAAIRGEGTSNDYLPAEVPALPAFALQKAVSTTIREHEMDYWTGTVYTTNRRVWEHKEDFKNYLRSLRVMAIDMETATIFVAGFKNQMPTGALLLVSDVPMIPEGIKTEESDKMVTKHFVDEHVRIGIDSLKQLINNAQTVRHLKF; this is encoded by the coding sequence ATGTCTCACTCCTTACATACCAAGAACCTATTTGAAGAAGCCTTTTTAGATGATCGTTTTTCGGCGTTTAAAGATGATCCTAATTTTATAGAGGAAAAAACCCGAAAACGTGCCATCGTAGAAAATTGGTTGCCGCGCTATACCGGAATGCCTTTGGAAAAGTTTGGGGATCATATCCTGCTTACCAATTTTGGGAACTATGTTCGGATGTTTGCCGACTGGCACGGCGTTCCGATTTATGGAGAGGATCGCCCGATGATGGCCGCAACACATGACCGCATCACCATCATCAACTTTGGCATGGGAAGCCCCAATGCAGCAACGATGATGGACTTGTTAGAGGCCATAAACCCCAAAGCGGTTTTGTTTTTGGGCAAATGTGGTGGCCTACAACCCAAGAAAACCAAAGTGGGCGACCTGATTTTGCCCATCGCGGCCATTCGCGGGGAAGGAACGAGCAATGATTATTTACCCGCCGAAGTGCCAGCGCTTCCAGCCTTTGCCCTGCAAAAAGCCGTTTCAACGACCATTCGGGAACATGAGATGGACTATTGGACAGGAACCGTTTACACTACCAATCGCCGTGTTTGGGAACACAAAGAAGACTTTAAGAACTATCTACGTTCACTACGGGTAATGGCCATAGACATGGAGACGGCCACCATTTTTGTTGCAGGTTTCAAAAACCAGATGCCTACGGGCGCTTTGCTCCTTGTATCGGATGTTCCGATGATCCCAGAAGGCATCAAAACCGAAGAAAGTGATAAAATGGTCACAAAACATTTTGTGGATGAACATGTCAGGATCGGGATTGACTCCCTCAAACAGTTAATCAATAACGCCCAAACGGTGCGACACCTAAAATTCTAA
- a CDS encoding CBS domain-containing protein, which produces MHTVADILKRKGSNVYSVSPDTLIKDVLYLMNEKNIGAVVVMEKDQYLGIFTERVYARRVVIKGKSSNKNVVGEVMATDFPRVSKRDKLNHCMQLMTTNNLRYLPVFEGDTFSGIISIIDVVLEELEMQRELVEHMQNYISG; this is translated from the coding sequence ATGCATACCGTAGCCGATATCCTAAAACGTAAAGGTTCTAACGTATATTCCGTTTCTCCCGATACCCTGATTAAAGATGTTTTGTATCTGATGAACGAAAAAAATATTGGAGCTGTTGTGGTGATGGAGAAGGATCAATATTTGGGCATTTTTACCGAACGTGTTTATGCGCGCCGCGTCGTGATCAAGGGCAAGTCATCCAATAAAAACGTAGTCGGGGAAGTTATGGCAACTGATTTCCCAAGGGTAAGCAAACGGGATAAACTCAACCATTGTATGCAACTGATGACCACAAATAACCTACGCTATCTCCCTGTTTTTGAAGGAGATACTTTTTCCGGTATTATCTCCATTATAGACGTGGTACTAGAGGAATTAGAAATGCAAAGAGAATTGGTGGAACATATGCAAAATTACATTTCCGGTTAA
- the pstB gene encoding phosphate ABC transporter ATP-binding protein, with the protein MTEKLVVRNLDISFGGKQVLKNVSITFPDQNIVALIGPSGCGKSTLLRALNRMHDLTPQAKVTGEILLDGHSILGQKIDVVEVRKKVGMVFQKPNLFPKSIFENVAYGLKINKMGNKEEIRERVEQAIKSCYLWDEVGDRLERPALELSGGQQQRLCIARAIAIEPELVLMDEPCAALDPISTLKIEELMRQLREKYAVVIVTHNMQQAQRVADATAFMYLGELIEYAPTRELFGSPQHELTQRYIKGAFG; encoded by the coding sequence ATGACCGAGAAATTGGTGGTTCGCAACTTGGATATTTCCTTTGGAGGAAAACAAGTTCTCAAAAACGTCTCCATTACCTTCCCAGATCAAAATATTGTAGCGCTCATTGGGCCTTCTGGATGCGGAAAGTCCACCCTCCTACGGGCACTCAATCGGATGCACGACCTCACACCACAGGCCAAGGTTACGGGCGAGATTCTACTGGATGGGCACTCCATTTTGGGACAGAAAATAGATGTGGTAGAGGTTCGCAAAAAAGTGGGCATGGTATTCCAAAAACCCAATTTGTTTCCCAAATCCATTTTTGAAAACGTGGCATATGGGCTGAAAATCAACAAAATGGGCAATAAAGAGGAAATCCGAGAACGGGTGGAACAAGCCATAAAATCGTGCTACTTGTGGGACGAGGTGGGCGATCGGTTGGAAAGACCCGCCCTTGAATTGTCCGGCGGTCAACAACAAAGGCTCTGTATTGCGCGTGCCATTGCCATTGAGCCGGAATTGGTTTTAATGGATGAACCTTGTGCGGCCCTCGACCCCATTAGCACCTTGAAAATTGAGGAATTGATGCGCCAACTTCGGGAAAAGTACGCTGTTGTTATTGTCACCCACAACATGCAACAAGCCCAGCGGGTAGCCGATGCTACGGCCTTTATGTACCTCGGCGAACTGATTGAATATGCACCAACCCGCGAACTCTTTGGTAGCCCACAGCACGAACTTACACAGCGCTACATAAAAGGCGCTTTTGGATAA